A window of the Brassica napus cultivar Da-Ae chromosome A2, Da-Ae, whole genome shotgun sequence genome harbors these coding sequences:
- the LOC106419935 gene encoding psbQ-like protein 3, chloroplastic, whose protein sequence is MALSKPPPQHFSPFNNPNPHLETAASTLTFSTDSSRRIRRDVLLSVSGTIIPQLFLLDLKRSSSASAADLFSFLAPQPEPVRTVEMAKEGLRKNGENIKKIKEIMIENKRWKEGGKEIRRSASNMKQDLYLIIQAKPPKDRPLLRSFYSSLFSTITKLDYAARDGDATKVMEYYKSIAAILDNIFTRI, encoded by the exons ATGGCACTCTCAAAGCCACCACCACAACATTTTAGTCCCTTTAACAATCCAAATCCTCATCTAGAAACTGCGGCTTCTACCTTGACATTCTCTACTGATTCATCAAGAAGAATACGAAGAGACGTTCTTCTCTCAGTCTCAGGAACAATAATCCCTCAACTGTTTCTCCTTGACCTCAAACGCTCTTCCTCCGCAAGTGCTGCTGACCTTTTCAGCTTCCTGGCACCACAACCCGAGCCCGTACGCACTGTCGAGATGGCTAAG GAAGGATTAAGAAAAAATggggaaaatataaaaaagataaaagagatAATGATAGAAAATAAGAGGTGGAAAGAAGGAGGGAAAGAGATAAGAAGAAGTGCATCAAACATGAAACAAGATTTGTATTTAATCATCCAAGCAAAGCCTCCCAAGGATAGACCTCTTCTTAGGTCGTTCTATTCATCTCTGTTCAGTACTATCACCAAG CTGGATTATGCAGCAAGAGATGGGGATGCAACTAAAGTAATGGAGTACTACAAGAGCATTGCTGCGATACTCGATAATATTTTTACTCGAATTTAA
- the LOC106392549 gene encoding senescence-associated protein AAF, chlorolplastic-like, with protein sequence MALNVSKVVPRSPILAKRASVSRSQSVLLTFPAIKGSSAEELQGLCCTKPLTFVTSRRSSSTVYFLGKSQDTETKPHEDCLDLPNSKTVQKEVEKEVMPRSKSNSSQVLVEYVSNDAKFVNERARSDFVLLSRGIVRLDARARQDVAILGSGFLKLDARAREDTEKIDRDVKRKAERLHHIATILKNIAQSKLKNAADKHWSDGALEADLRRADFRAKQRAMEDALMALEFIKNIHDMMVQKMVDSLVTSETGTTDRISLEKNGKALEFFLGEVSSDSISAIEEAYKSMASALSEADGIDYTDPEELELLVTTLIDLDAMDGKSSASLLAECSSSPDVNTRKALANALAAAPSMWTLGNAGMGALQRLAEDSNPAIAAAASRAISALKKQWEVEEGDALRFTNPNDDEDGDSDHDEI encoded by the exons ATGGCTCTTAACGTGAGCAAAGTGGTCCCTAGGAGTCCCATTTTAGCGAAGAGGGCTAGTGTCTCAAGATCTCAAAGCGTTCTGTTAACGTTTCCCGCCATAAAGGGTTCGTCTGCTGAAGAATTACAAGGCCTCTGTTGTACAAAGCCTCTCACTTTTGTTACTTCTCGTAGATCTTCATCTACAGTGTATTTTCTTGGCAAGTCTCAAGACACGGAAACTAAACCTCATGAGGATTGTCTTGATTTACCCAA CTCCAAAACTGTTCAAAAAGAAGTTGAGAAGGAAGTGATGCCAAGGAGTAAAAGCAACTCAAGCCAGGTTCTGGTGGAGTATGTGTCCAATGATGCCAAGTTTGTTAATGAAAGAGCTCGTAGTGACTTTGTTCTTCTTTCtcg TGGCATTGTGAGACTTGATGCTCGTGCACGTCAGGACGTTGCAATTCTTGGGTCTGGGTTCCTTAAACTGGATG CTCGGGCAAGAGAAGATACAGAGAAAATTGATCGGGATGTCAAGAGAAAGGCCGAGCGCCTTCATCATATTGCCACT atattaaaaaacatagCCCAGTCTAAGTTGAAAAATGCTGCTGATAAGCATTGGAGTGACGGCGCCTTAGAG GCTGATCTAAGGCGAGCGGACTTCCGCGCTAAACAACGGGCAATGGAAGATGCATTAATGGCTTTAGAG TTTATCAAGAACATTCATGATATGATGGTGCAAAAAATGGTTGATAGCTT GGTAACATCCGAGACTGGTACCACGGACCGCATATCGCTTGAGAAGAATGGAAAAGCTCTAGAGTTTTTCCTAGGGGAAGTTTCATCTGATAGCATATCTGCTATTGAG GAAGCTTACAAGAGTATGGCATCAGCTCTCTCAGAAGCCGATGGAATTGACTACACTGATCCTGAAGAG CTTGAACTGTTAGTAACTACTCTGATCGACCTCGATGCAATGGATGGTAAAAGTAGTGCATCACTATTGGCTGAATGCTCTAGCTCTCCAGACGTCAATACAAG GAAAGCGTTGGCTAATGCCTTAGCAGCTGCGCCATCGATGTGGACGTTGGGAAATGCAGGCATGGGAGCGTTACAG aGACTCGCGGAAGACAGTAATCCGGCGATTGCAGCTGCTGCTTCCAGAGCGATCAGTGCGCTGAAGAAGCAATGGGAAGTCGAAGAAGGTGACGCACTTAGGTTTACGAACCcaaatgatgatgaagatggagACAGTGACCATGACGAAAtctga